One window of the Oncorhynchus gorbuscha isolate QuinsamMale2020 ecotype Even-year linkage group LG17, OgorEven_v1.0, whole genome shotgun sequence genome contains the following:
- the LOC124001376 gene encoding zinc finger protein 395-like isoform X1, with amino-acid sequence MLPKSRLGKRSPLGALVCTSCPSMESTLETGGHGDPERGVGGPTMGSPGPQHLSRFNNKLLPGQKVYVLCGGRECTGIVEQHNHVDNEVAVLLPVLGQHVLRKLEDVWTCPTVPPPPSTTTQGTGRPHQMSSCIDVPRRSAETMDEMMAALVLTSLSCSPLVPSPPQRDTVTAGSAGMECGGGELSDSGSSGYWSCDHGYGSPAPSPPITETEGHSLSMPPDEGLDMEQVLFDEPAPRKRRNSVKLAYRCLWPNCGKTLKSVVGIKRHIRTLHLGQVSEHERCSCSEEDFYYTEIHQREARPLTRPLGVSTPSTPWVASTSSPSPAGVGPGAGGDSPTEVSPQLSQSAPSTPDFFWQVHSEHSYQVPVQVVAPPVSVSSCHCTTPTSTLHPRQGASFRVRSVSVGEQWLQQQSSPIRPHPVSTSPQRSHWSARRIRGEAKKCRKVYGIEHRDQWCTACRWKKACQRFLD; translated from the exons ATGTTACCTAAGAGTCGTCTGGGGAAGCGTTCCCCATTAGGGGCGTTGGTGTGTACCTCCTGCCCCTCCATGGAGAGCACACTGGAGACAGGGGGTCATGGGGACCccgagaggggtgtggggggccCAACCATGGGATCACCAGGGCCCCAGCATCTCAGCAGGTTCAACAACAAACTACTTCCAGGACAGAAG gtGTATGTGTTGTGTGGAGGGCGTGAGTGCACAGGGATAGTGGAGCAACACAACCATGTGGATAATGAGGTGGCCGTCCTACTGCCTGTCTTGGGACAGCATGTCCTGAGGAAACTAGAGGACGTATGGACCTGCCCCACCGTACCGCCTCCACCTTCTACTACGACACAAGGCACAGGCAGACCACACCAAATGTCCTCCTGCATCGACGTGCCCAGGAG GAGTGCGGAGACTATGGATGAGATGATGGCAGCCCTGGTTCTGACCAGCCTGTCCTGCAGCCCTCTGGTCCCGAGCCCTCCTCAGAGAGACACAGTCACAG caggTTCTGCTGGTATGGAGTGTGGAGGCGGGGAACTCTCAGACAGTGGAAGTAGTGGCTACTGGAGCTGTGACCATGGCTACGGAAGCCCGGCTCCCTCTCCACCAATCACAGAAACAGAGGGTCACAGCCTGTCCATGCCCCCTGATGAGGGATTGGACATGGAGCAGGTGCTGTTTGACGAGCCAGCACCACGGAAACGCAGG AACTCAGTGAAGTTGGCCTACAGGTGTCTGTGGCCAAACTGTGGGAAGACTCTGAAGTCTGTCGTTGGGATTAAACGTCACATCCGGACCCTGCACCTGGG CCAAGTCAGTGAGCATGAGCGTTGCTCCTGCAGCGAGGAGGACTTCTACTACACAGAGATCCATCAGCGGGAGGCGCGGCCTCTCACCCGACCTCTAGGGGTCTCCACCCCCAGCACCCCATGGGTGGCCTCCACCTCCAGCCCCTCTCCCGCTGGCGTAGGACCAGGAGCTGGAGGAGACTCCCCCACAGAAGTGAGCCCCCAGCTCAGCCAGTCTGCCCCCTCCACCCCAGACTTCTTCTGGCAGGTCCACTCTGAGCACTCCTACCAG GTTCCAGTCCAGGTGGTAGCTCCACCTGTCTCGGTCTCCTCCTGCCATTGTACCACACCTACCTCAACCCTCCACCCAAGACAG GGTGCGTCGTTCCGTGTGAGGTCAGTCAGTGTGGGAGAACAGTGGCTGCAGCAGCAGAGTTCCCCCATCAGACCACACCCTGTCAGCACCTCTCCCCAACGCAGCCACTGGTCCGCAAG GAGAATCCGTGGCGAGGCGAAGAAGTGCCGTAAGGTGTACGGCATCGAGCACCGGGACCAGTGGTGCACCGCCTGTCGCTGGAAGAAAGCCTGCCAGCGCTTCCTCGACTGA
- the LOC124001376 gene encoding zinc finger protein 395-like isoform X2 — protein sequence MLPKSRLGKRSPLGALVCTSCPSMESTLETGGHGDPERGVGGPTMGSPGPQHLSRFNNKLLPGQKVYVLCGGRECTGIVEQHNHVDNEVAVLLPVLGQHVLRKLEDVWTCPTVPPPPSTTTQGTGRPHQMSSCIDVPRRSAETMDEMMAALVLTSLSCSPLVPSPPQRDTVTGSAGMECGGGELSDSGSSGYWSCDHGYGSPAPSPPITETEGHSLSMPPDEGLDMEQVLFDEPAPRKRRNSVKLAYRCLWPNCGKTLKSVVGIKRHIRTLHLGQVSEHERCSCSEEDFYYTEIHQREARPLTRPLGVSTPSTPWVASTSSPSPAGVGPGAGGDSPTEVSPQLSQSAPSTPDFFWQVHSEHSYQVPVQVVAPPVSVSSCHCTTPTSTLHPRQGASFRVRSVSVGEQWLQQQSSPIRPHPVSTSPQRSHWSARRIRGEAKKCRKVYGIEHRDQWCTACRWKKACQRFLD from the exons ATGTTACCTAAGAGTCGTCTGGGGAAGCGTTCCCCATTAGGGGCGTTGGTGTGTACCTCCTGCCCCTCCATGGAGAGCACACTGGAGACAGGGGGTCATGGGGACCccgagaggggtgtggggggccCAACCATGGGATCACCAGGGCCCCAGCATCTCAGCAGGTTCAACAACAAACTACTTCCAGGACAGAAG gtGTATGTGTTGTGTGGAGGGCGTGAGTGCACAGGGATAGTGGAGCAACACAACCATGTGGATAATGAGGTGGCCGTCCTACTGCCTGTCTTGGGACAGCATGTCCTGAGGAAACTAGAGGACGTATGGACCTGCCCCACCGTACCGCCTCCACCTTCTACTACGACACAAGGCACAGGCAGACCACACCAAATGTCCTCCTGCATCGACGTGCCCAGGAG GAGTGCGGAGACTATGGATGAGATGATGGCAGCCCTGGTTCTGACCAGCCTGTCCTGCAGCCCTCTGGTCCCGAGCCCTCCTCAGAGAGACACAGTCACAG gTTCTGCTGGTATGGAGTGTGGAGGCGGGGAACTCTCAGACAGTGGAAGTAGTGGCTACTGGAGCTGTGACCATGGCTACGGAAGCCCGGCTCCCTCTCCACCAATCACAGAAACAGAGGGTCACAGCCTGTCCATGCCCCCTGATGAGGGATTGGACATGGAGCAGGTGCTGTTTGACGAGCCAGCACCACGGAAACGCAGG AACTCAGTGAAGTTGGCCTACAGGTGTCTGTGGCCAAACTGTGGGAAGACTCTGAAGTCTGTCGTTGGGATTAAACGTCACATCCGGACCCTGCACCTGGG CCAAGTCAGTGAGCATGAGCGTTGCTCCTGCAGCGAGGAGGACTTCTACTACACAGAGATCCATCAGCGGGAGGCGCGGCCTCTCACCCGACCTCTAGGGGTCTCCACCCCCAGCACCCCATGGGTGGCCTCCACCTCCAGCCCCTCTCCCGCTGGCGTAGGACCAGGAGCTGGAGGAGACTCCCCCACAGAAGTGAGCCCCCAGCTCAGCCAGTCTGCCCCCTCCACCCCAGACTTCTTCTGGCAGGTCCACTCTGAGCACTCCTACCAG GTTCCAGTCCAGGTGGTAGCTCCACCTGTCTCGGTCTCCTCCTGCCATTGTACCACACCTACCTCAACCCTCCACCCAAGACAG GGTGCGTCGTTCCGTGTGAGGTCAGTCAGTGTGGGAGAACAGTGGCTGCAGCAGCAGAGTTCCCCCATCAGACCACACCCTGTCAGCACCTCTCCCCAACGCAGCCACTGGTCCGCAAG GAGAATCCGTGGCGAGGCGAAGAAGTGCCGTAAGGTGTACGGCATCGAGCACCGGGACCAGTGGTGCACCGCCTGTCGCTGGAAGAAAGCCTGCCAGCGCTTCCTCGACTGA
- the LOC124001378 gene encoding prepronociceptin-like: MKTPLWSLLLLCLCVPGHCSECHGDCLACGRILPQEINFNTLVCLVECEGNVSPAFTWDMCRKASASPQLPSLPIAGAAMLTRAQKEVEAMLPEEEEEQGEGGLMYPVALQRFDHVVRALGIDELGSESRLTADVYNSQLPQEMQERDEEEGGEEEGDNAMEREQDGAAGISLSKRFGGFLKGRHGYRKLMGPGRPLQKRYGGFIGVRKSARKWNNQKRFSEFLKQYLGMSTRASKSYNSVSADITQQNKV; this comes from the exons ATGAAGACCCCTCTCTggtctctgctgctgctgtgtctgtgtgtcccggGACACTGTAGTGAATGCCATGGGGACTGCCTGGCCTGTGGTCGCATCCTGCCGCAGGAGATCAACTTCAACACACTG gTGTGTCTGGTGGAGTGTGAGGGTAACGTGTCCCCTGCCTTCACTTGGGACATGTGCCGCAAGGCCTCAGCCTCCCCACAGTTACCCTCCCTGCCCATAGCGGGCGCTGCCATGCTGACCCGGGCCCAGAAGGAGGTGGAAGCCATGCTgccagaggaagaagaggaacaGGGGGAAGGGGGGCTGATGTACCCAGTAGCCCTGCAGAGGTTTGACCACGTGGTCCGTGCTCTGGGCATAGACGAGTTGGGCAGTGAGAGCCGGCTAACCGCTGATGTCTACAACTCCCAGCTGCCCCAGGAAATGCAGGAAAGGGACGAGGAAGAGGGGGGCGAGGAAGAGGGGGATAAcgcgatggagagagagcaggacggagcggCGGGGATAAGTCTGTCGAAGCGCTTCGGGGGGTTCCTGAAGGGAAGGCATGGCTACAGGAAGTTGATGGGCCCCGGGAGGCCCTTGCAGAAGCGCTACGGCGGGTTCATAGGCGTCCGGAAATCTGCCCGCAAGTGGAACAACCAGAAACGGTTCAGTGAGTTCCTGAAGCAATACCTGGGCATGAGCACCCGAGCTAGCAAGTCCTACAACAGCGTCTCCGCTGACATCACCCAACAGAACAAGGTGTAG